The following nucleotide sequence is from Salinispirillum sp. LH 10-3-1.
ACAGGCATCAGACGGCTGTACACCCGCCTGTCGAGTATGCAAAAAACGCCAGCGCTCGACATCGGGCAACAGAATCCAGCAGGTTTTCCACTCGGCACCGTCGATCTCAAAACGGAACGGCTGACCGGCAGGCATAAACATCCACTCCCCCGCCTGCACGCCGTGCTGGCGGCCGGGAAGGTACAACTTGCCCTGCCCGTCTACGGTAAACACCAAAGTATGAACATCGGGCAGCTTGCGCCCGACCACATAGGTGCCACGCAACCAACTGACACCTGCCATGCGCCAGTCATGCACACTGAACTCGGGAAACTCCTGTTCGGTCAGGAATTTTTCACGGCAGCGCTCATCAATATTGAAGATATCTTCCCACATGATCATTTTTCACAGGTATGTCGATGAGTTTGAACATACCACCGAGGCGTCCGGAAGTCTAAAATCTCCCGCTTCGATCCACACGTTAGGACAGTGCAATGTCACCTGTAAAAGCCCTACACCGCCGCCCTGTTCTCCGTGAGGTTTGGAGCCTGGCTATTCCTGTCGCCGTACAGTCTGCCTTGGTATCGGCACTGGGTATGGCCGATGTCTTGATGGTCAGTGGTCTGGGCGCAGAAGCCATCGCAGCGGTCGGTTTAGGCAGTAAGATTAACTTCGTATTTATCCTCCTGATGGCGGCTTTAGGCACCGGTTGCAGTATTCTGGTGGCGCAGTATTTTGGTGCTGGACGACATGATCGCGTGCGTCATACACTGGCCTTGAGTCTGCTGGCTGGCACCCTCTTTATGCTACCCATCACCTTGCTGATCTGGTTTAACACCACCAACCTAATGATGCTGGGTACAGATAATTCACAGGTTATTACGCAAGGCGCCAGCTACCTGGCCATTACTGCGCTGTCCTTATGGCTCACGCAGTTGGTCATCGTCTATGAAGCGGCACTGCGGGCTACAGGCGACAGTAAAACGCCGCTGTATTTCGCCACCATCACCATCGTATTGAACATTGCGTTGAACTTTTGGCTGATCAACGGTGGCTTGGGCGTCCCCGCCATGGGTGTGGCCGGTGCCGCCTTGGCGACATTGTTGGCGCGCATCTTTCAGGTGATGTGGATGCTGTATAGCATGCAACGCCCGGGCAAGCTGTTGCGCCTCGAGCGCCTGCATTTCGTCGAGGCCGTGGCCCGCAACCTGATCCGCCGCTATTGGACACTGAGCTGGCCATTGCTGGTCAACTTTACGCTGTGGTCCATGGGCTCTCTAACCTATCATTTGATCGCTGGGCGCCTGGGAACAACCCCGCTTGCCGTGATGAGTTTGCTCAGTCCAATAGAAAGCATGTATCACAGCTTTTTCTTCGGAATCACCAATGCCTGCTCCATCATGATCGGCCAACGCTTGGGGCGCGGCCAGTTCGACGACGCCCGCGCCTTGGCGAAAGGCTTCATGCTTTACGCGCCCTTGGGCTCATTCGGGTTCGGGTTGGTGTTGCTGGCGGCTTCGCCGTTCGTGCTGCCCTTGATCGGTAGTCTGGACGCCGAAACCTTGCATCAAACTCAACTGGCGTTTGCCATCATGTGCTTGGGTTTCTGGTTGAAGGTGTTCAACATGGTGTCCATACAGGGCATTCTGCGCTCCGGTGGTGACGCCAAATTCTGCTTGTACTTAGATATGTCAGCCCTGTGGTTTGTAGGCTTACCGCTGACTTTGGCAGCCGCCTTCTGGTGGCAGCTGCCCTTTACGTGGGTATACGCCATGATCCTGGCCGAAGAAGCCGCTAAGGCGGTTGGCAACATCTGGCGCGTGGGGCAACGCAAATGGGTGCGCAACCTGACAGAGGGTGATACCGAACAGTCCACAGCGTTAGCGGCCTAACACCTCGGTCTCTGCGTCAACCGCAGGATGGTCGTCATGAGCAGGAATCTCCAATGTCACGGTATGGCTCGCCGAGCGTTGCGCCAGATACGCGCCGAATACGACGATGACGGCACCTAGAATTTGAACGCTGTTGAGCGCCTGCCCTAACATAATCCACGCCAGCAAAATGGCTGTCACTACTTCAAGGTAGGCTACGCCTCCCGCTACGGGTGGCGACAGCCGACGAATCGCCGCAACCCCGGTTACATAGGCCAGCGCCGTTGAAATCACTCCTAACCACACCACAGAAACCAATGCCGACGTTGATACACCAGCAATCACAATCTGACCGCCCAGCAAATGCCAAGGTAGGTTCCAAGGCTGGGCGATAACGGTCATAACCGCGAAAGCGATAAGACCACCCAACGCAATCAGGGCCAACGGTGGAGTATCCTCCTTGGCCGCATCCGACAGTAAGAAAAAGCCTGCTTGACAGGCTGCAGCACCCGCGGCCAACAGCAGGCCAATGGGATCAAGCGACAGACCGTTCCAGACCTCCAGCAAAGCGCCCAATCCCACAACGGCTAGGATCACACCCAGGGCTGCCGAGCGCGCTACGGGCTGTTTCCGCACCAGCAATATCCACAGCAAGACCAGTATCGGCCCAAGAAACTCGATTAATAACGCGATGCCTACCGGAATACGCGCCACGGCAGCGAAGTAAAACGCCTGCACACCTGCGATAGGAAACACACCATAGGCCAACAGCAATCGCCACTGGCGCTGAAACAGAGAGCGGTAATGCCACGCCACGGGGGACAACACCAACACCATGCCCAACAAGCGTAGCCAAGTCACATGCAGTGGATCGACACCAATGTCCATTAATGGCCGCGCGAATGGCCCGGAGCCACCAAAAGACAAGGCCGACAACAAAGCCAATAAAAGCCCAGCGGTTTTCGGGCTGACGTTCAAACGCATATCGGATTCTTTCCTAACCAGTCGTGAAGCGGGCACATTTACAGAATCTGCTCATTAAGTAAAGCAAGCCTATTTCATAGAGCGGAAAAACAATGTGCGTGAAGCCATGACACTTGACCTTACCCCAACAGTAAGGTGCACACTGTCTCATAGCCAATTCTTACAGGAATCCTATCCATGACTTCATCGACGAAACATTCTTTAGTCATCGATGGCATGAGCTGTGCGTCTTGCGTTGGACGCGTGGAAAAAGCCATCAAGCTGGTCCCCGGCGTTGTGGATGTGTCCGTGAACTTAGCCACAGAAAAGGCCCAGTTCAGGCTCACCGATGACGCAGAGGTAAGCGCGGTCATCGACGCCATAAAGACAACCGGCTACAACATTCGTACACAAACCCTAGTAATTAATGTTCAGCAGATGAGCTGTGCGTCCTGCGTTGGTCGGGTAGAAAAAGCACTGGCAGCCATACCGGGAGTGCTGTCGGCGCAGGTTAATCTAGCCACCGAACGCGCTACGCTGTCCGTCGTTGAAGGCGAAGTCACGATAGACACCTTGATTGCCGCCGTGCAAAAAGCAGGGTATCAGGCCAGCACTGTGCCTGAGTCCACTGACAGCAGTGATCCTGCCACCGATGCGCGCACGCTGGAACAGGTCTCTTTAAAAAGGGCGCTGTGGCTGTCAGCTGCCTTGACCTTGCCGATTTTCCTTCTGGACATGGGCGGACATTTTATTTCGGCCTTTCATCATTGGCAGGTTAATGCCATTGGTCAGCAAAACCTTTTCTATCTGTTTTTCGCCCTGGCCACTGTTGTGCAGTTCGGCCCGGGCTGGCGGTTCTATGTCAAAGGGGTACCGGCGCTACTGCGCGCTGCGCCGGACATGAACTCCTTGGTGGTCCTCGGTACCTCGGCGGCCTGGGGTTATTCCGTGGTAGCGACCTTTATACCCGGCATACTGCCGGAGGGCACCGTGCATGTGTACTTTGAGGCATCTGCCGTCATTATCACGCTGATTTTGTTAGGCCGTTATTTGGAAGCAAATGCCAAAGGACGCACCAATCAAGCCATTAAGCGTCTGCTCGGCCTACAGGCGAAGACCGCGCGTGTGCTGCGTAACGGTGAGCCCATAGAAGTACCGGTCAGCGACGTCGTCAGTGGCGATCTGCTGCAAGTTCGACCGGGCGAAAAGATTCCCGTTGATGGTGAAGTGACTGAGGGCGAGTCCTATGTGGATGAAGCCATGATTACCGGTGAAGCCATACCTGTGGCGAAGCACCAAGGTGATACCTTGGTCGGCGCAACCATCAATAAGGCGGGCAGCCTAACTTTTAAAGCGACTACCGTCGGCGCGGACAGTGTGCTGGCGCAAATTGTCCGCATGGTAGAAGAAGCGCAGGGCTCTAAGCTGCCCATTCAAGCCTTGGTCGACCGCGTGACCGGCGTGTTTGTACCCATCGTTATGGCACTGGCCCTGCTGACTTTGGGTGTCTGGCTATTGTTTGGACCGGAACCCGCGATGACCTTAGCGTTGGTGAATGCTGTGGCGGTGTTGATCATCGCCTGCCCCTGCGCCATGGGCTTGGCAACACCGACGTCTATCATGGTGGGAACAGGTAAGGCTGCTGAAATGGGCATTCTGTTTCGTCGTGGCGAAGCCTTGCAAACGCTGCGTGATGCAACCTGGATTGCCTTGGACAAGACCGGTACGCTAACCAAAGGTCAGCCTGAACTGACCGACATAGCGTTGAGCGATGGCGTCGATGAGGCAGCAACTCTGTCATGCATCGCGGCTGTCGAGCGTCTGTCCGAACACCCTATCGCTGACGCCATTGTGGCGGCGGC
It contains:
- a CDS encoding MATE family efflux transporter, translated to MSPVKALHRRPVLREVWSLAIPVAVQSALVSALGMADVLMVSGLGAEAIAAVGLGSKINFVFILLMAALGTGCSILVAQYFGAGRHDRVRHTLALSLLAGTLFMLPITLLIWFNTTNLMMLGTDNSQVITQGASYLAITALSLWLTQLVIVYEAALRATGDSKTPLYFATITIVLNIALNFWLINGGLGVPAMGVAGAALATLLARIFQVMWMLYSMQRPGKLLRLERLHFVEAVARNLIRRYWTLSWPLLVNFTLWSMGSLTYHLIAGRLGTTPLAVMSLLSPIESMYHSFFFGITNACSIMIGQRLGRGQFDDARALAKGFMLYAPLGSFGFGLVLLAASPFVLPLIGSLDAETLHQTQLAFAIMCLGFWLKVFNMVSIQGILRSGGDAKFCLYLDMSALWFVGLPLTLAAAFWWQLPFTWVYAMILAEEAAKAVGNIWRVGQRKWVRNLTEGDTEQSTALAA
- a CDS encoding EamA family transporter, whose translation is MRLNVSPKTAGLLLALLSALSFGGSGPFARPLMDIGVDPLHVTWLRLLGMVLVLSPVAWHYRSLFQRQWRLLLAYGVFPIAGVQAFYFAAVARIPVGIALLIEFLGPILVLLWILLVRKQPVARSAALGVILAVVGLGALLEVWNGLSLDPIGLLLAAGAAACQAGFFLLSDAAKEDTPPLALIALGGLIAFAVMTVIAQPWNLPWHLLGGQIVIAGVSTSALVSVVWLGVISTALAYVTGVAAIRRLSPPVAGGVAYLEVVTAILLAWIMLGQALNSVQILGAVIVVFGAYLAQRSASHTVTLEIPAHDDHPAVDAETEVLGR
- a CDS encoding heavy metal translocating P-type ATPase; this translates as MTSSTKHSLVIDGMSCASCVGRVEKAIKLVPGVVDVSVNLATEKAQFRLTDDAEVSAVIDAIKTTGYNIRTQTLVINVQQMSCASCVGRVEKALAAIPGVLSAQVNLATERATLSVVEGEVTIDTLIAAVQKAGYQASTVPESTDSSDPATDARTLEQVSLKRALWLSAALTLPIFLLDMGGHFISAFHHWQVNAIGQQNLFYLFFALATVVQFGPGWRFYVKGVPALLRAAPDMNSLVVLGTSAAWGYSVVATFIPGILPEGTVHVYFEASAVIITLILLGRYLEANAKGRTNQAIKRLLGLQAKTARVLRNGEPIEVPVSDVVSGDLLQVRPGEKIPVDGEVTEGESYVDEAMITGEAIPVAKHQGDTLVGATINKAGSLTFKATTVGADSVLAQIVRMVEEAQGSKLPIQALVDRVTGVFVPIVMALALLTLGVWLLFGPEPAMTLALVNAVAVLIIACPCAMGLATPTSIMVGTGKAAEMGILFRRGEALQTLRDATWIALDKTGTLTKGQPELTDIALSDGVDEAATLSCIAAVERLSEHPIADAIVAAAQERGLDIPSASGFQSHSGYGVSAEVQGQQVHIGADRYMAQLGLTVSVFSATAERLADEGKTPLYAAIDGRLAAIIAVADQLKDSTAEAIRTLHNAGLRVTMITGDNQRTAQAIARQLGIDEVIAEVLPDGKVAALKKLQAEGHTVAFVGDGINDAPALAQADVGIAIGTGTDIAIEAADVVLMSGDLRNAANAIALSQATIRNIKQNLFWAFAYNSILIPVAAGVLYPATGILLSPVFAAAAMAASSVCVITNALRLRGWKAPLASTSG